The following coding sequences are from one Aeromicrobium duanguangcaii window:
- the rpmB gene encoding 50S ribosomal protein L28 has translation MAAVCDVCGKGPGFGHNVSHSHRRTKRRFDPNIQRVRATVEGTPKRLNVCTGCLKAGKVSR, from the coding sequence GTGGCAGCCGTCTGCGATGTGTGCGGCAAGGGACCGGGCTTCGGCCACAACGTGTCCCACTCGCACCGACGTACCAAGCGTCGTTTCGATCCGAACATCCAGCGCGTCCGCGCCACCGTCGAGGGCACTCCGAAGCGGCTCAACGTCTGCACCGGTTGCCTCAAGGCTGGCAAGGTCTCGCGCTGA
- a CDS encoding amidase translates to MTRTHAFTDDVLADHDAVAVAQLIASGAISASEALQASLARIDRVDPTLNAIAHDDRARAAVRAEEPLAEGAPLAGVPSLIKNNTDFKGLPTQQGSAAVPATPADSHEEFTEQFLATGLNVVGATTLPAFGLTASTEFVDREPTRNPWDPRFSSGASSGGSAALVAAGAVPIAHGNDGGGSIRIPAAACGLVGLKTTRNRLAPAKEMKDAPLDIVANGVMTRSVRDTAVFLAAAERYRPVPRLPRVGLVEGPSKRRLRVGLVTETLHGADLDADSTRELLRTAELVSSLGHEVVEMPIPVDPTFERHFVQYWRTLAFSLDYTGRFVVSRDFDRSKVDPFTRGLAQAFLRSFWRTPGAIVALKRSARQYSEVFADWDVILSPTLGHTTPEIGWLDPGVEFEEAFDRLRTYVAYTPLNNASGGPAISLPLGRTSQNLPLGLHFSADHGDERTLLELAFELEAASPFARIQD, encoded by the coding sequence GTGACCCGAACCCACGCCTTCACCGACGACGTCCTCGCCGATCACGACGCCGTCGCGGTGGCCCAGCTCATCGCCTCCGGAGCCATCAGCGCCTCCGAGGCCCTCCAGGCATCCCTCGCCCGCATCGATCGGGTCGATCCGACCCTGAACGCGATCGCACACGACGACCGTGCCCGCGCCGCCGTCCGGGCCGAGGAGCCGCTCGCCGAGGGCGCGCCGCTCGCGGGTGTGCCGAGCCTGATCAAGAACAACACCGACTTCAAGGGCCTGCCCACGCAGCAGGGCTCCGCCGCCGTGCCCGCGACCCCCGCCGACTCCCACGAGGAGTTCACCGAGCAGTTCCTCGCGACCGGCCTCAACGTCGTCGGCGCCACCACCCTGCCGGCCTTCGGCCTGACCGCCTCGACCGAGTTCGTCGACCGCGAGCCCACCCGCAACCCGTGGGACCCCCGGTTCTCCAGCGGCGCCTCCTCGGGCGGCTCGGCGGCGCTCGTCGCGGCCGGCGCGGTGCCGATCGCCCACGGCAACGACGGCGGCGGCTCCATCCGGATCCCCGCCGCGGCGTGCGGACTGGTCGGCCTGAAGACGACCCGCAACCGCCTGGCGCCGGCCAAGGAGATGAAGGACGCGCCGCTGGACATCGTCGCCAACGGCGTGATGACCCGCAGCGTGCGCGACACCGCCGTGTTCCTGGCCGCCGCCGAGCGGTACCGGCCGGTCCCCCGCCTTCCGCGCGTCGGTCTGGTCGAGGGACCGTCGAAGCGCCGGCTGCGCGTCGGCCTCGTCACCGAGACCCTGCACGGCGCCGATCTCGACGCGGACAGCACCCGCGAGCTGCTCCGCACCGCCGAGCTCGTCTCCTCGCTGGGCCACGAGGTCGTCGAGATGCCGATCCCCGTGGACCCGACGTTCGAGCGTCACTTCGTCCAGTACTGGCGCACGCTGGCCTTCTCGCTGGACTACACCGGCCGGTTCGTGGTGTCGCGTGACTTCGACCGCAGCAAGGTCGACCCGTTCACGCGCGGACTCGCCCAGGCGTTCCTGCGCAGCTTCTGGCGCACGCCCGGCGCGATCGTCGCGCTGAAGCGCTCGGCGCGTCAGTACAGCGAGGTCTTCGCCGACTGGGACGTCATCCTCAGCCCGACGCTGGGCCACACGACGCCCGAGATCGGCTGGCTCGACCCCGGCGTGGAGTTCGAGGAGGCGTTCGACCGGCTGCGCACCTACGTCGCCTACACGCCGCTCAACAACGCCTCGGGCGGTCCCGCGATCAGCCTGCCGCTGGGACGCACCTCGCAGAACCTGCCGCTGGGCCTGCACTTCTCGGCCGACCACGGCGACGAGCGCACGCTGCTGGAGCTGGCCTTCGAGCTCGAGGCCGCCTCACCGTTCGCGCGGATCCAGGACTGA